In one window of Streptomyces sp. NBC_01224 DNA:
- a CDS encoding SGNH/GDSL hydrolase family protein, whose protein sequence is MPRRQGYALHIALVAGTAALAAGVAFAGSLLFSGSGTRSQQVAAPDPRSVARTPAAPAHSTGLWLGTWAAAPTTGVIDTHNGSDLTRRTIRNVVHTSIGGDAARITLSNLFGTHPLVVDRATVNTRPVTFRGVAAATVAAGGQIVSDPVLVPVAADADLVVTLRTPTAEGPVTIHPGTHQTSYVEDGRGTWRTTDWRYLTAVDVHNETAAGTIAVIGDSLTAGTGSTLDTNSRWPDVLADRLRGRYGVVNAGIAGNRILHDGRGVRASARFDRDVLDVAGVKTVVIALGINDVQQFPQETDPQRIADALRSMTRRAHARGLRVVGATLMPYEGFRTWTPAQNAVREQVNELIRAGGIFDSVIDFDKAARDPYHPARLRPAYDCGDHLHLNDTGYQRLGSLVDLPALQHDRPVSDQF, encoded by the coding sequence ATGCCCAGGCGCCAGGGGTACGCCCTGCACATCGCCCTCGTGGCGGGCACCGCCGCGCTCGCCGCCGGCGTGGCGTTCGCCGGCTCCCTGCTCTTCTCCGGCTCCGGCACCCGGTCGCAGCAGGTCGCCGCACCCGACCCGCGGTCCGTGGCCCGTACGCCCGCCGCACCGGCCCACTCCACCGGCCTCTGGCTCGGCACCTGGGCGGCGGCCCCCACCACCGGGGTGATCGACACGCACAACGGCAGCGACCTGACCCGGCGCACCATCCGTAATGTCGTGCACACCAGCATCGGCGGCGACGCGGCCCGCATCACCCTCTCCAACCTCTTCGGCACTCACCCGCTGGTCGTGGACCGGGCCACGGTCAACACCCGCCCCGTGACCTTCCGGGGCGTCGCCGCCGCGACCGTCGCCGCGGGCGGACAGATCGTCAGCGACCCGGTCCTCGTCCCGGTCGCCGCCGACGCCGATCTCGTCGTCACCCTGCGCACCCCCACCGCCGAGGGCCCCGTCACCATCCACCCGGGCACCCACCAGACGTCGTACGTGGAGGACGGGCGGGGCACCTGGCGCACCACCGACTGGCGCTACCTCACCGCCGTCGACGTACACAACGAGACCGCCGCCGGAACGATCGCGGTGATCGGCGACTCGCTCACCGCGGGCACCGGCTCCACCCTCGACACGAACAGCCGCTGGCCCGACGTGCTCGCCGACCGGCTGCGCGGCCGGTACGGAGTGGTCAACGCCGGCATCGCGGGCAACCGCATCCTGCACGACGGCCGCGGCGTACGGGCGAGCGCCCGCTTCGACCGCGACGTACTGGACGTCGCCGGGGTGAAGACGGTCGTCATCGCGCTCGGCATCAACGATGTGCAGCAGTTCCCGCAGGAGACCGACCCGCAGCGCATCGCGGACGCGCTGCGGTCCATGACCCGGCGCGCCCACGCACGCGGGCTGCGGGTCGTCGGGGCGACGCTGATGCCGTACGAGGGGTTCCGCACCTGGACACCCGCGCAAAACGCCGTACGGGAGCAGGTCAACGAGCTGATCCGGGCCGGCGGGATCTTCGACTCGGTCATCGACTTCGACAAGGCGGCCCGCGACCCGTACCACCCGGCCCGGCTGCGGCCCGCCTACGAC